The following coding sequences lie in one Candidatus Neomarinimicrobiota bacterium genomic window:
- a CDS encoding MBL fold metallo-hydrolase has protein sequence MKIKFTGTGDGRGIPVIGCQCRLCTIARKEDGRNRRRRVSVIISDESDKILFDTPPTIGEVLNEEKVFQLSAVFLSHKHYDHVGGITEFEYWPERIPVYGNISVLGNFEITDKLYENCEFNILHEKKSVRVKSIRITPFSVSHKVPTFGLMFKEDEKRIVHFNDKGDTLNDYEKKLVKESDVVVFHTVAFDGGTDHLDVVRVMNIAETHPSTRIVITHIGHNNLAHEELVEKLAACENMIVAYDGLEIEV, from the coding sequence ATGAAGATAAAATTCACTGGAACAGGAGATGGGCGTGGGATACCTGTCATTGGTTGTCAGTGCCGGCTCTGCACGATAGCGAGGAAAGAGGACGGGAGAAATCGCCGCCGGAGAGTATCGGTTATCATATCGGATGAATCGGATAAAATTCTGTTTGATACACCCCCTACCATTGGAGAAGTGTTAAACGAAGAGAAGGTATTCCAACTATCGGCCGTGTTTCTTTCTCACAAACATTATGATCATGTCGGAGGAATCACTGAATTTGAATACTGGCCAGAAAGAATTCCTGTTTATGGAAATATATCGGTCCTTGGGAATTTTGAAATAACAGACAAATTGTATGAAAACTGTGAATTTAATATCCTGCATGAGAAGAAATCCGTCAGAGTCAAAAGTATTAGAATTACCCCTTTCTCCGTTTCCCATAAGGTCCCCACCTTTGGATTGATGTTTAAAGAAGATGAAAAACGGATTGTTCATTTCAATGATAAGGGAGATACACTAAACGACTACGAAAAAAAGCTTGTGAAAGAGTCGGATGTTGTCGTGTTTCATACCGTAGCTTTTGATGGCGGTACGGACCACCTTGATGTCGTAAGAGTGATGAATATTGCAGAAACGCATCCTTCCACCCGCATTGTTATCACTCATATCGGCCATAATAATTTGGCCCATGAAGAACTGGTGGAAAAACTTGCCGCATGTGAGAATATGATTGTCGCCTATGATGGGCTGGAAATTGAAGTTTAG
- a CDS encoding PorV/PorQ family protein, whose translation MTFIEQILHKTIPYRFPEKSCNLSGVKWLILYFSILTLSNPAFSQFAINVSKVGTTSAPFLEIGVGSRAIGMGSAFVAVADDATALYWNVAGLSRLTRNEMILIHSEWIADISYDFVGGAFPLSGFGTIGISITSLSTDEMKVRTVDKPEGTGEKFSVGDLAMGVAYAKNLTDRFSIGLNVKYIRQKIWHMSATGFAADIGTLFTTQFAGMKIGMSISNFGGKMRMLGKDTFVNYDLAPTQEGSNDRIPANLRTDEFPLPLLFRVGLAMDVLKSRSNHLTIAIDAAHPNDNTEYVNLGLEYALNNWLFLRAGYKNLFMLDNEEGLALGAGLKYKINRAVSMKFDYGYQDFGRLINAQRLSLALEF comes from the coding sequence ATGACCTTTATAGAACAAATTCTTCATAAAACAATACCATATCGGTTCCCTGAAAAAAGTTGTAATCTTTCCGGGGTCAAATGGTTAATACTCTATTTTTCAATACTAACTCTATCAAATCCTGCCTTTAGTCAGTTCGCAATTAATGTTTCAAAGGTAGGGACAACCTCTGCGCCGTTTCTGGAAATTGGCGTCGGGTCCAGAGCCATAGGGATGGGAAGTGCGTTTGTTGCCGTTGCCGATGATGCCACGGCATTATACTGGAATGTTGCAGGATTATCGCGCTTGACACGGAATGAAATGATTTTAATTCACTCCGAATGGATAGCGGACATCAGTTATGATTTCGTGGGAGGCGCTTTTCCTTTGAGTGGTTTTGGAACCATAGGCATCAGCATTACATCTCTGAGCACTGATGAAATGAAAGTAAGGACGGTTGATAAACCTGAAGGGACAGGAGAAAAATTTAGTGTGGGGGATCTGGCGATGGGTGTTGCCTATGCCAAGAATCTTACCGACAGATTCTCAATTGGCCTGAACGTGAAATATATTCGACAGAAAATCTGGCACATGAGTGCTACAGGATTTGCTGCTGACATTGGAACTTTGTTCACTACTCAATTTGCTGGCATGAAAATCGGAATGAGCATATCCAATTTCGGCGGCAAGATGCGGATGCTTGGAAAGGATACATTTGTTAATTATGATTTGGCTCCGACTCAGGAAGGGAGTAATGACCGAATACCTGCCAACTTAAGAACAGACGAATTCCCACTACCCCTCCTTTTCCGTGTTGGATTGGCAATGGATGTTCTTAAATCCAGATCCAATCATTTGACAATTGCGATAGATGCTGCTCACCCCAATGATAATACAGAGTACGTGAACCTGGGGTTGGAATATGCCTTGAATAATTGGTTGTTCTTGAGAGCTGGTTATAAAAATCTTTTTATGCTCGATAACGAAGAAGGCTTAGCTCTGGGAGCAGGATTAAAATACAAAATTAACAGAGCCGTATCGATGAAATTTGACTACGGCTATCAGGACTTTGGAAGGTTGATCAATGCCCAGAGATTATCATTAGCCTTAGAATTCTAA
- a CDS encoding sodium/solute symporter (Members of the Solute:Sodium Symporter (SSS), TC 2.A.21 as described in tcdb.org, catalyze solute:Na+ symport. Known solutes for members of the family include sugars, amino acids, nucleosides, inositols, vitamins, urea or anions, depending on the system.): MNIDLLMVLLYFVGIFIFGVYKSARQKKDAEAYFLSGRKLRWPSIAMSTIATNIQAGHFIGMGGAAYAYGLAQANFEIGAVFGILLAAFFFVPLYLRLKVFTLAQFFQDRFGSFLALSYAIFSIVLFGIIYLGGALYWGSFAINGIFGEQLNILHPDPVMRLYILVVLMGLFSAGYVYFGGLAAVVRTDVIQMITLLGGSSIVLVLAIKTLGGLPELYNVDLYSGIQTGKDHLMHLFLPLDHEKIPWTAVFFGMLLMHIQYWGANQVILQRALAARSLKDAQLGLVVGGFLKYFVAALIIIPPIALVGFHESLEDPDRAYIVLVNTLLAPGIRGFVLMGLFASLMSTVDSIINSVGTMISIDVYKRLINKKATDKQLIRIGKNSTWLSTIAGILFAFALIHIKHGGLDFPLSHLTNEISYHIKAGFTILILAAVFCSHTPKKIVTTVFIASAGVSLAFRYLIFPDMNYLNRTGWVIVLCYGILAAVSHFSPGQKIRWKELITVDSRMVGYFGIVLALSLIGLNIVFR, from the coding sequence ATGAATATTGATCTGTTGATGGTGCTTCTCTATTTCGTAGGGATCTTTATTTTCGGAGTGTATAAGAGTGCCAGGCAGAAAAAAGATGCTGAGGCCTACTTCCTCAGCGGCAGAAAGCTGCGCTGGCCCTCCATTGCCATGTCCACAATCGCAACCAATATTCAAGCCGGCCACTTTATCGGCATGGGGGGGGCTGCCTACGCCTACGGTTTGGCACAGGCAAATTTTGAAATTGGCGCCGTCTTCGGTATCCTTTTGGCCGCCTTCTTTTTCGTTCCCCTTTATTTGCGGTTAAAAGTATTCACCCTCGCACAATTCTTTCAGGATAGATTCGGTAGCTTCCTCGCTCTCAGCTATGCAATATTTTCCATTGTTCTGTTTGGAATAATATATCTGGGAGGTGCTCTCTACTGGGGAAGCTTCGCCATCAACGGAATTTTTGGAGAACAATTGAATATACTCCATCCAGATCCCGTAATGAGGCTCTACATCCTTGTGGTTCTTATGGGGCTGTTTTCAGCAGGGTACGTCTATTTCGGTGGACTTGCGGCAGTGGTTCGCACCGACGTGATTCAAATGATTACTTTGCTGGGGGGTTCCTCCATCGTCTTAGTGTTGGCCATAAAAACGCTTGGTGGCCTACCCGAACTGTATAACGTAGACTTATACAGCGGTATTCAGACAGGCAAGGATCACTTGATGCATCTGTTTTTGCCCCTGGATCACGAGAAAATTCCGTGGACGGCGGTGTTTTTTGGGATGCTGTTAATGCATATCCAATACTGGGGAGCAAACCAGGTAATTCTGCAAAGGGCCCTTGCCGCACGCTCTCTCAAGGATGCTCAACTGGGACTGGTCGTTGGTGGTTTCTTGAAGTACTTTGTGGCAGCTCTGATTATTATTCCACCGATTGCCTTGGTCGGTTTTCATGAATCGCTGGAGGATCCCGATCGGGCATACATTGTGTTGGTAAACACATTGCTGGCACCGGGTATCCGTGGTTTTGTTCTCATGGGACTCTTCGCTTCATTGATGAGTACCGTTGATTCCATTATCAATTCGGTAGGCACCATGATTTCCATTGATGTGTATAAACGACTGATTAACAAAAAGGCAACGGACAAACAATTGATCCGAATAGGGAAGAACTCCACCTGGCTGTCTACCATTGCGGGGATTTTGTTCGCATTTGCGCTCATTCATATCAAGCATGGTGGGCTTGATTTTCCCCTCTCTCATCTAACAAACGAGATATCCTACCATATCAAAGCCGGCTTCACAATTTTGATTCTGGCGGCGGTGTTCTGCAGCCACACGCCCAAGAAAATTGTTACAACTGTTTTTATAGCCAGTGCAGGCGTATCGCTTGCTTTCAGATATCTCATATTCCCCGATATGAATTACTTGAACCGAACAGGGTGGGTTATCGTATTGTGTTATGGAATTCTTGCGGCAGTGTCTCATTTCTCACCCGGACAAAAGATAAGGTGGAAGGAACTGATCACTGTTGACTCAAGGATGGTAGGATACTTCGGCATAGTTCTTGCTCTTAGTTTGATTGGACTAAACATAGTTTTTCGCTAG